Proteins encoded by one window of Cannabis sativa cultivar Pink pepper isolate KNU-18-1 chromosome 4, ASM2916894v1, whole genome shotgun sequence:
- the LOC115714786 gene encoding pentatricopeptide repeat-containing protein At5g48910, protein MNSTISKPTIPSPSHSSHPSSLFPLISSCKTIRDLTQVHAQFIKTSKIHDPLAAAEILRFCANHRDLEYARQVFDQMRKPNCFSWNTIIRAFADCSADEEQPKEALLLFRQMVFAGFVEPNQFTFPSVLKACARTGDFEMGKQIHGLVIKYGLDNDVFVLSNLVRMYVMCGVMVDANYLFQKSLIDFGNVYKVGRDERRQEGNVVLWNVMVDGYVRIGDFRAARELFDEMPQKSVVSWNGLISGYAQNGLFKEAIELFREMQLGDVSPNYVTLVSVLPAISRLGALELGKWVHLYAEKNKIEINDVLGSALVDMYSKCGSIEKALQVFEKLPKENAITWNAIIGGLAMHGRAKDALYFFSRMQKAGVMPTDVTYIGLLNACSHGGLVEEGRSFFNHMVSVVGLEPRIEHYGCMIDLLGRAGQLEEAEEFILNMPIQKDDVIWKALLGACKMHKNIEIGKRVAKILMDMAPRDSGSYVALSNLYASSGNWEAVSEVRLMMKDMDIRKDPGCSWIELDGVIQEFLVEDDSHHRAKEIHSMLNEISNQLRLVGYSPKTEQVLLNMDEEEKQMNLQHHSEKIAIAFGLISTGPKTPLRIVKNLRICEDCHASIKLISKIYKRKIIVRDRKRFHHFEHGTCSCMDYW, encoded by the coding sequence ATGAACTCCACAATCTCCAAGCCCACAATTCCATCTCCATCGCATTCTTCTCACCCTTCTTCACTCTTCCCTCTAATCTCATCATGCAAAACCATCAGAGACTTGACCCAAGTCCATGCCCAATTCATCAAAACCAGCAAAATCCACGACCCACTTGCCGCCGCCGAAATCCTCAGATTCTGCGCGAACCATCGTGATTTGGAGTACGCGCGCCAAGTATTTGATCAAATGCGAAAACCCAATTGCTTTTCTTGGAATACTATTATTAGAGCTTTTGCAGATTGCTCTGCCGACGAGGAACAACCAAAGGAGGCTCTTTTGTTGTTTCGTCAAATGGTTTTTGCTGGTTTTGTGGAGCCCAATCAGTTTACTTTCCCTTCTGTGTTGAAGGCTTGTGCTAGAACAGGGGATTTTGAAATGGGTAAGCAAATTCATGGTTTGGTTATCAAGTATGGATTGGATAATGATGTGTTTGTTCTTAGTAATCTTGTTAGGATGTATGTGATGTGTGGAGTTATGGTTGATGCTAATTATTTGTTTCAGAAGAGTTTGATTGATTTTGGGAATGTGTATAAAGTGGGTAGAGATGAGAGAAGGCAAGAGGGTAATGTAGTTTTGTGGAATGTAATGGTTGATGGGTATGTAAGAATTGGTGATTTTAGAGCTGCACGAGAGTTGTTTGATGAAATGCCTCAGAAAAGTGTGGTTTCTTGGAATGGTTTGATATCTGGGTATGCACAAAATGGACTCTTTAAGGAAGCTATAGAATTGTTTAGAGAAATGCAATTGGGAGATGTTTCACCAAATTATGTAACTTTAGTTAGTGTTTTGCCTGCAATTTCTCGCCTTGGGGCACTTGAATTGGGAAAATGGGTACACTTGTATGCTGAAAAGAACAAGATTGAGATCAATGATGTGCTTGGTTCTGCTTTGGTTGATATGTATTCCAAGTGTGGGAGTATTGAGAAGGCCCTTCAAGTTTTTGAGAAGTTGCCTAAAGAGAATGCAATCACTTGGAATGCCATTATCGGCGGACTTGCTATGCATGGTAGAGCGAAGGATGCTCTTTACTTCTTTTCTCGGATGCAAAAAGCCGGTGTTATGCCCACCGATGTAACATATATTGGTCTTCTGAATGCTTGTAGTCATGGGGGCTTGGTGGAGGAAGGCAGGTCATTTTTTAATCATATGGTTAGTGTTGTTGGCTTAGAACCAAGAATAGAGCATTATGGCTGTATGATTGATCTTTTAGGCCGTGCTGGGCAGTTAGAAGAAGCTGAGGAGTTCATACTAAATATGCCAATTCAAAAGGACGATGTCATATGGAAGGCATTACTCGGTGCTTGCAAGATGCATAAGAACATAGAGATTGGGAAACGAGTAGCAAAGATTTTAATGGACATGGCTCCTCGTGATAGTGGATCCTATGTTGCACTGTCAAATTTATATGCCTCTTCAGGAAACTGGGAAGCTGTTTCGGAAGTGAGATTAATGATGAAGGACATGGATATAAGGAAAGATCCTGGATGTAGTTGGATTGAACTAGATGGAGTGATTCAAGAGTTTCTTGTTGAAGATGACTCCCACCATAGAGCTAAAGAAATCCATTCAATGTTGAATGAGATTTCAAACCAGCTGAGATTGGTGGGCTATTCGCCAAAGACCGAACAAGTGTTGCTCAACatggatgaagaagaaaaacagATGAATTTGCAACATCACAGCGAGAAGATTGCCATTGCTTTTGGCTTGATCAGTACTGGTCCTAAGACACCACTTCGGATTGTGAAGAACTTACGCATATGTGAAGATTGTCACGCTTCTATAAAGCTAATCTCAAAAATTTATAAGCGTAAGATTATTGTGCGAGATAGAAAAAGGTTCCACCATTTTGAGCATGGAACATGCTCTTGTATGGATTACTGGTAA
- the LOC115714168 gene encoding alcohol dehydrogenase encodes MSSSTAGLVIPCKAAVAWEAGKPLVIEIVEVAPPQAMEVRIKVKYTSLCHTDLYFWEAKGQTPLFPRIFGHEASGIVESVGEGVRDLKEGDHVLPVFTGECGECGHCKSEESNMCDLLRINTDRGVMLSDGKSRFSINGTPISHFLGTSTFSEYTVVHAGCLAKINPLAPLDKVCILSCGISTGLGATLNVAKPKKGSTVAVFGLGAVGLAAAEGARIAGASRIIGIDLNPSRFEEARKFGINEFVNPKDHDRPVQEVIAEITHGGVDRSIECTGNINAMISAFECVHDGWGVAVLVGVPNKDAVFMTKPINVLNERTLKGTFFGNYKPRTDLPSVVDMYMSKKLQLEKFITHQLPFSEINKAFEYMLKGEGLRCIINMEE; translated from the exons aTGTCGAGTAGTACTGCTGGTCTTGTAATTCCCTGTAAAG CGGCGGTGGCATGGGAGGCAGGGAAGCCTTTAGTGATTGAGATTGTTGAGGTTGCTCCACCACAAGCCATGGAAGTTAGGATCAAAGTTAAATACACTTCACTTTGTCATACTGATCTTTACTTTTGGGAAGCCAAG GGCCAAACACCATTGTTTCCTCGCATATTTGGTCATGAAGCATCTGG AATTGTGGAGAGTGTTGGGGAAGGGGTTAGGGACTTGAAGGAAGGAGATCATGTGCTTCCAGTGTTCACAGGAGAATGTGGGGAATGTGGGCACTGCAAATCTGAGGAAAGCAATATGTGTGATCTTCTTAGAATCAATACAGATAGAGGAGTTATGCTTAGTGATGGAAAATCAAGATTTTCCATTAATGGAACTCCTATAAGTCATTTTCTAGGCACATCAACTTTTAGTGAATACACTGTTGTTCATGCTGGTTGTCTAGCCAAGATCAACCCTTTGGCACCTTTGGACAAAGTTTGTATTCTCAGTTGTGGCATCTCCACAG GATTGGGTGCAACTTTGAATGTGGCAAAACCGAAGAAAGGATCCACAGTTGCAGTGTTTGGACTTGGAGCAGTTGGCTTGGCT GCTGCTGAGGGAGCAAGAATTGCTGGGGCATCAAGGATTATAGGGATTGATTTGAACCCTTCAAGGTTTGAAGAAG CTAGAAAATTTGGTATAAACGAGTTTGTGAACCCGAAAGACCATGACAGACCAGTACAAGAG GTAATTGCAGAAATAACTCATGGTGGTGTTGATAGGAGCATAGAGTGTACCGGCAACATTAACGCCATGATCTCTGCTTTTGAATGTGTTCATGAT GGATGGGGAGTGGCTGTGCTTGTGGGAGTGCCCAACAAGGATGCTGTGTTCATGACCAAACCGATTAATGTTCTCAATGAAAGGACACTTAAAGGAACTTTCTTTGGGAATTACAAGCCTCGAACCGACCTTCCTTCGGTTGTTGATATGTACATGAGCAAG AAACTGCAATTGGAGAAGTTCATAACCCATCAATTACCTTTCTCAGAGATCAATAAGGCTTTTGAGTACATGTTAAAGGGAGAAGGACTGAGGTGTATCATTAACATGGAAGAGTAA